The Sulfitobacter sp. S223 genome has a window encoding:
- a CDS encoding amidase family protein, which yields MALWELDGVAITAAIAQGEVTAREVTEATLARMDAVNPAINAVVARDDHAALSAADAVDAARASGASLGPMAGVPVTTKENVDQAGFATTNGLRIQKELVAQDDNPVVANLRRAGVIIVGRTNTPAFSLRWFTRNSLHGHTKNPHNPRITPGGSSGGAASATAAGIGAMGHGTDIGGSIRYPAYACGLQGIRPTLGRVAAWNPSSPDRHIGAQLMAVSGPHARSVRDVRVSLTAMAQPDLRDPWHMPVPIDGPDYPRRAALCVSPEGLQTHPLVEKALRDAASRLVDAGWQVDEVASPPFREPARRQAQLWLAEMARGAQAAFAQEGDADANHVLAEMHKLTPVPDLNEVLDAMQARVGFLRDWQAFLSQYPVLICPVSAEPPFPDLLDLEDFPRVMEAQLTQVGLPLMGLPGMSAFTGFADSDAGRVPMGAQLISGRYREDILLDAAEAIEARGEAIKVVTP from the coding sequence ATGGCGCTTTGGGAATTAGACGGTGTTGCGATAACGGCAGCGATTGCGCAGGGCGAGGTGACGGCGCGCGAAGTAACCGAAGCGACGCTGGCAAGGATGGATGCTGTAAATCCGGCGATCAATGCGGTCGTCGCGCGTGACGATCATGCAGCCTTGTCTGCTGCGGATGCTGTGGATGCAGCGCGGGCCAGTGGTGCTTCGTTGGGCCCAATGGCTGGCGTGCCCGTGACGACCAAAGAGAATGTCGATCAGGCCGGTTTTGCGACTACTAACGGTTTGCGCATTCAGAAAGAACTGGTCGCTCAAGACGATAACCCCGTCGTCGCAAACTTGCGCAGAGCAGGGGTGATTATCGTCGGGCGGACGAATACACCTGCTTTCTCGCTGCGCTGGTTCACCAGAAACTCGCTGCACGGCCACACGAAAAACCCACATAACCCACGCATCACGCCGGGTGGGTCGTCCGGCGGGGCGGCTTCGGCGACTGCGGCAGGTATTGGTGCGATGGGACACGGTACAGATATTGGCGGTTCGATCCGTTATCCAGCTTATGCCTGCGGGTTACAGGGAATCCGCCCGACGCTTGGCCGTGTTGCCGCATGGAATCCATCCAGCCCGGATCGTCATATCGGTGCGCAGTTAATGGCCGTCTCCGGCCCTCATGCCCGCTCGGTTCGCGACGTTCGTGTATCGCTCACGGCAATGGCGCAGCCTGACCTGCGCGATCCTTGGCACATGCCTGTGCCGATCGATGGGCCAGATTACCCACGCCGTGCGGCCTTGTGCGTCTCCCCCGAAGGATTGCAGACGCACCCGCTTGTGGAAAAGGCGCTGCGTGACGCGGCATCGCGGCTTGTCGATGCTGGCTGGCAGGTAGACGAAGTGGCTAGCCCCCCGTTCCGTGAACCGGCCCGCCGTCAGGCGCAGCTTTGGCTGGCAGAAATGGCCCGCGGTGCGCAAGCGGCATTCGCTCAAGAGGGTGATGCCGATGCCAACCACGTCTTGGCCGAGATGCACAAGCTGACGCCAGTACCGGACCTGAATGAAGTGCTGGACGCGATGCAGGCACGGGTTGGTTTCCTGCGCGACTGGCAGGCGTTCCTGTCGCAATATCCAGTGTTGATCTGTCCGGTATCGGCTGAACCTCCGTTCCCCGATCTACTTGACCTCGAGGATTTCCCCCGCGTGATGGAAGCACAGCTGACACAGGTGGGGCTGCCGTTGATGGGGTTGCCGGGGATGTCTGCATTTACAGGTTTTGCTGACAGTGATGCTGGGCGTGTGCCGATGGGCGCACAACTAATCTCGGGCCGCTATCGTGAAGATATTCTGCTGGACGCCGCAGAGGCAATTGAGGCCCGCGGTGAGGCAATTAAAGTGGTGACGCCGTAG
- a CDS encoding serine/threonine protein kinase — protein sequence MPRTVVNSWNEWDPLKHVIVGRADDCHIPPEEPALDAKVPEDSDMRGQWGRRPQETIDRANELLDNFATMLEKRGVRVDRPTSIDHSLPATTPDFHTESQFGCMPPRDVLLTVGSEMLEATMSYRCRWFEYLNYRPLMQQYFDEDPNFRHESAPKPRLTDADYHPDYLSEKIGDAKRLEWAAKKFFVTTEEEPLFDAADVLRFGRDLVVQHGFTTNLKGIEWLRRHFPDHRVHTVNFPGDPYPIHIDATFTPLRPGLILNNPHRRLPEDQRKMYNDNGWEIVDAATPAHNTPPPLCYSSTWLSMNVLVLDPKTVCVEKSEVYQAEQMDKLGMEVVEVELRDAYAFGGGLHCCTADVYREGKCEDYFPSLSK from the coding sequence ATGCCGAGAACGGTCGTCAACAGCTGGAACGAGTGGGATCCCCTCAAGCATGTAATCGTTGGCCGCGCCGACGATTGCCATATTCCGCCCGAAGAACCCGCGCTGGACGCCAAAGTACCCGAAGACAGCGACATGCGCGGTCAGTGGGGCCGTCGCCCGCAGGAAACCATCGACCGTGCAAATGAATTGCTCGATAATTTCGCGACCATGCTGGAAAAGCGCGGGGTCCGTGTGGATAGACCCACCAGCATCGACCACTCTTTGCCCGCCACCACACCTGATTTCCATACCGAAAGCCAGTTTGGCTGCATGCCGCCGCGCGACGTATTGCTGACGGTCGGCTCCGAGATGCTGGAAGCAACGATGAGCTACCGCTGCCGCTGGTTCGAATATCTGAACTATCGTCCGCTCATGCAGCAGTATTTTGACGAAGACCCTAACTTCCGGCACGAAAGCGCACCCAAGCCGCGCTTGACCGATGCGGACTATCACCCGGACTACCTTTCAGAAAAAATTGGCGATGCGAAGCGCCTTGAATGGGCGGCGAAGAAGTTCTTTGTCACCACCGAAGAAGAGCCGCTGTTCGATGCCGCCGATGTGCTGCGCTTTGGCCGCGATCTGGTGGTGCAGCACGGGTTCACAACTAATCTCAAAGGGATCGAGTGGTTGCGCCGCCACTTCCCCGATCACCGCGTCCATACCGTAAACTTCCCCGGTGATCCCTACCCGATCCACATCGACGCGACCTTCACACCACTGCGTCCGGGCCTGATCTTAAACAATCCGCACCGCCGCCTACCCGAAGACCAGCGTAAAATGTACAATGACAATGGCTGGGAGATTGTGGACGCCGCAACGCCCGCCCACAACACACCCCCGCCGCTATGCTATTCCTCCACTTGGCTCAGCATGAACGTGCTGGTGCTGGACCCGAAAACCGTCTGTGTCGAGAAATCAGAGGTTTATCAGGCCGAGCAGATGGACAAACTTGGCATGGAAGTTGTCGAAGTCGAGCTGCGCGATGCCTACGCGTTCGGCGGCGGATTGCACTGCTGCACGGCGGATGTTTATCGCGAGGGCAAATGCGAGGATTACTTCCCGAGCTTAAGCAAGTAA
- a CDS encoding GNAT family N-acetyltransferase has product MTQIVSFAGSGSDLGALHCAMLDAFSDYIVPLQPEADTFKAALSARNFDPEASFVALEDDDVIGFWNVATRGTKRYLIGSGTRIGHRGRGLASRLGMAAIHAAENVGIESFWLEVIKGNIDAERLYRKLGFDVTRKLDCYQLDHPSPDQSSCKLSDFDTVANVIQRYSTWEPSWQNATESHYGSQLTSFLHEKGGAIIGAGGLVHQIAASEPSALEDLLAAAATVGSLTLVNVDSADNALCSLVQKLGAHRFIVQSEMRLSLPNVS; this is encoded by the coding sequence ATGACGCAAATTGTTTCGTTTGCCGGATCAGGCTCTGACTTGGGTGCTCTGCATTGCGCCATGCTTGACGCGTTTTCCGACTATATCGTTCCGTTACAACCAGAGGCAGACACGTTCAAAGCGGCGTTGAGCGCGAGAAATTTTGATCCCGAGGCCTCCTTTGTCGCTCTCGAAGATGATGACGTCATCGGGTTTTGGAACGTCGCAACGCGGGGTACCAAACGGTATCTGATTGGCAGCGGAACTCGGATTGGCCACAGAGGCCGGGGATTGGCGTCCCGTTTGGGCATGGCGGCGATACATGCGGCGGAGAATGTCGGAATCGAGAGCTTTTGGCTCGAGGTCATCAAGGGAAACATAGACGCTGAACGTCTCTATCGGAAGCTGGGATTTGATGTGACCAGAAAGCTCGACTGTTATCAGCTTGATCATCCATCTCCTGATCAGTCCTCATGCAAACTGTCGGATTTTGATACCGTTGCGAATGTCATCCAGAGGTATTCGACGTGGGAGCCATCTTGGCAAAACGCTACGGAATCCCATTACGGCTCACAGCTGACGTCCTTCCTACATGAAAAAGGTGGAGCGATCATCGGCGCAGGTGGCCTAGTGCATCAGATTGCCGCCAGCGAACCCTCGGCTTTGGAAGACCTCCTCGCTGCGGCAGCCACAGTCGGCTCGCTGACATTGGTCAATGTCGATTCGGCTGACAACGCCTTGTGTTCTCTTGTGCAGAAGCTTGGGGCGCATCGCTTCATCGTTCAGTCTGAAATGCGCCTGTCGTTGCCAAACGTCTCCTAG
- the pnp gene encoding polyribonucleotide nucleotidyltransferase, whose protein sequence is MFNEVKKSMQWGEETLTLETGKVARQADGSVIATYGETSVMANVTFARAQKPGQDFFPLTVHYNEKYYAAGKIPGGFFKREARPTEKETLTSRLIDRPIRPLFVPGFKNEVLVMCTVLSHDLVNDPDMVAMIAASAALTISGAPFMGPIAACRVGFTDGEYILNPEIDDMQDLKNNPDQRLDLVVAGTKDAVMMVESEAYELSEEEMLGAVKFAHDHIQPVIDLIIDLAETAAKEPFDFQPVDYSDLSAAVKKAGEKEMRAAFAIRDKQERTAAVAAARETVKAALTEEQLADANLGSALKGLEASILRGDVVKTGTRIDGRKTDEIRDIVSQTGILPRTHGSALFTRGETQGLVVTTLGTGDDEQFIDALHGNFKSNFLLHYNFPPYSVGEVGRVGPPGRREIGHGKLAWRALQAVLPAATDFPYTIRVVSEITESNGSSSMASVCGGSLSMMDAGVPLKSAVAGVAMGLILEENGEYAILSDILGDEDHLGDMDFKVAGTEAGITSLQMDIKIAGITPEIMEKALAQAKAGRLHILGEMGKAISGAQEFSVHAPRIETMQVPTDKIREVIGSGGKVIREIVEVSGAKVDINDEGIIKIASPNADSIKKAYDMIWSIVAEPEEGAVYTGTVVKIVDFGAFVNFFGKRDGLVHVSQIENRRLNHPSDVLKEGQEVKVKLLGFDDRGKVRLSMKVVDQETGEEIKEEKAPEA, encoded by the coding sequence ATGTTTAACGAAGTTAAGAAAAGCATGCAGTGGGGCGAAGAGACGCTCACACTCGAAACAGGGAAAGTTGCGCGTCAGGCCGACGGTTCTGTCATCGCCACATATGGCGAGACATCCGTGATGGCGAACGTCACATTCGCACGGGCACAAAAGCCGGGTCAGGACTTTTTCCCGCTGACCGTACACTACAACGAAAAATACTATGCCGCCGGTAAAATCCCTGGTGGCTTCTTCAAGCGCGAAGCGCGTCCTACCGAAAAAGAGACGCTGACATCCCGCCTGATCGACCGTCCAATCCGCCCTCTGTTTGTCCCCGGCTTCAAAAACGAAGTGCTGGTGATGTGTACGGTTCTGTCCCACGATCTGGTCAACGACCCAGACATGGTTGCGATGATTGCGGCTTCCGCAGCGCTGACTATTTCCGGCGCCCCTTTCATGGGTCCGATTGCAGCTTGCCGCGTTGGCTTCACGGATGGTGAATACATCCTGAACCCAGAAATCGACGACATGCAGGATCTGAAGAACAATCCTGATCAGCGCCTTGATCTGGTGGTTGCCGGCACAAAAGACGCCGTGATGATGGTTGAATCAGAAGCGTACGAGCTGTCGGAAGAAGAAATGCTGGGTGCGGTTAAGTTTGCGCATGATCACATTCAGCCAGTCATCGACCTGATCATCGATCTGGCAGAAACAGCGGCTAAAGAGCCGTTTGATTTCCAGCCTGTCGATTACTCTGATCTGTCTGCTGCTGTTAAAAAAGCAGGCGAGAAAGAAATGCGCGCTGCATTCGCGATCCGTGACAAGCAAGAGCGCACCGCTGCTGTTGCCGCAGCACGCGAAACCGTCAAGGCTGCTCTGACAGAAGAGCAACTGGCAGATGCGAACCTTGGTTCGGCTCTGAAAGGTCTTGAAGCCTCCATCCTGCGCGGTGACGTTGTGAAAACCGGCACGCGTATCGATGGCCGCAAAACAGACGAGATCCGCGATATCGTATCGCAAACTGGCATCCTGCCACGTACCCACGGCTCCGCGCTGTTCACACGTGGCGAGACTCAGGGTCTTGTTGTTACCACTCTGGGTACCGGAGACGACGAGCAGTTCATCGACGCGCTGCACGGCAACTTCAAATCCAACTTCCTGCTGCACTATAACTTCCCTCCCTACTCGGTTGGCGAAGTGGGTCGCGTGGGCCCTCCAGGCCGCCGCGAAATCGGTCACGGTAAACTTGCATGGCGCGCCCTTCAGGCCGTTCTGCCTGCCGCGACAGATTTCCCGTACACGATCCGTGTCGTATCCGAGATCACTGAATCCAACGGTTCGTCCTCAATGGCATCCGTTTGCGGTGGCTCCTTGTCGATGATGGACGCGGGCGTTCCGCTCAAATCCGCCGTTGCGGGTGTTGCGATGGGTCTGATCCTTGAGGAAAATGGCGAATACGCAATCCTGTCGGACATTCTTGGTGACGAAGACCACCTTGGCGATATGGACTTTAAAGTAGCCGGCACAGAAGCAGGTATCACGTCCTTGCAGATGGACATCAAGATCGCAGGCATCACGCCCGAGATCATGGAAAAAGCATTGGCTCAGGCCAAGGCAGGCCGTTTGCACATTCTGGGCGAGATGGGCAAGGCGATCTCCGGCGCGCAGGAATTCTCCGTGCACGCACCACGCATCGAAACGATGCAAGTGCCAACGGATAAAATCCGCGAAGTCATCGGTTCTGGCGGTAAAGTCATCCGTGAAATCGTTGAAGTGTCCGGCGCCAAAGTCGACATCAACGACGAAGGCATCATCAAGATTGCGTCACCAAACGCCGACTCGATCAAGAAAGCCTACGACATGATCTGGTCCATTGTGGCCGAGCCTGAAGAAGGTGCCGTTTATACTGGTACCGTTGTGAAGATCGTCGATTTCGGCGCATTCGTGAACTTCTTCGGCAAGCGCGATGGTCTGGTCCACGTCTCCCAGATCGAAAACCGTCGCCTGAACCACCCTTCAGACGTTCTGAAGGAAGGTCAGGAAGTGAAAGTGAAGCTTCTGGGCTTTGACGATCGCGGCAAGGTTCGTTTGTCCATGAAAGTGGTCGATCAGGAAACTGGCGAAGAGATCAAAGAAGAGAAGGCTCCCGAAGCGTAA
- a CDS encoding L,D-transpeptidase, translated as MSLFDRRTLLFTGAAALITPPAFAAAGPYQVPDHLQPRIVDIKDEFKPHEIHVDPGNFALYWTLPDGKGIRYAVGIGTADRYKSGTFHIRRKAEWPSWTPTAAMIRREPHIYAQHAGGMKGGGMNPLGARALYLYSGSRDTYLRIHGTPKPQSVAARVSNGCVRMINEHVIDLYNRVPIGTRVVLH; from the coding sequence ATGTCGCTTTTCGATCGCCGAACGCTTCTTTTTACCGGCGCAGCCGCGTTAATCACGCCACCCGCTTTTGCGGCAGCGGGCCCCTATCAGGTGCCTGACCATCTCCAGCCCCGCATCGTAGACATTAAAGACGAATTCAAACCCCATGAGATCCACGTAGATCCGGGTAATTTTGCGCTTTACTGGACTTTGCCCGACGGGAAAGGGATCCGCTACGCAGTCGGGATCGGGACCGCTGACCGCTACAAATCCGGTACGTTTCATATCCGTCGCAAAGCAGAATGGCCCAGCTGGACCCCTACCGCAGCGATGATTCGTCGTGAGCCGCACATCTATGCACAGCACGCTGGTGGTATGAAAGGCGGCGGGATGAACCCGCTCGGCGCGCGCGCGCTCTATTTATATAGTGGGAGCCGCGACACATATCTGCGCATCCACGGCACGCCGAAGCCGCAAAGCGTGGCAGCCCGTGTCTCTAACGGCTGCGTACGGATGATCAACGAGCATGTGATCGACCTGTACAACCGTGTGCCAATCGGAACCCGCGTGGTATTGCACTGA
- a CDS encoding Stealth CR1 domain-containing protein, translated as MSHSETVKDAVDVVLTWVDGSDPAHRAKMQKYRSGSAHTEATSTTRFDSSGEIYFAVASVLKNLPFVRTIWIVTDAQVPSQLQNFAAAGLCSADKIKVVDHKVILGDCADALPTFNSLTIEAALWRIPGLSNRYIYMNDDFMVLQPLTEDYFFDGNTPVIRGERFKPDHKRFRIKLRRFLRGITGRTPNARPSYRISQERGAIETGETGDFIHVGHWPHPQLRDAQAEFHESHPEVLARQVRHRFRSVEQYNPVSLTNHLVAHGELGPAPKTAYIKPSSLARTKKATEGFFEVSCVFGCIQSLDEIDPDIRAELLTGLKHLMGKYLPVEIPVGPRENREDHTRSDT; from the coding sequence ATGTCGCACTCTGAAACAGTCAAAGATGCCGTTGATGTCGTGCTCACTTGGGTAGACGGCAGCGACCCCGCGCACCGTGCAAAAATGCAAAAATACCGCAGCGGGTCCGCGCACACGGAAGCGACAAGCACCACGCGATTCGATTCGTCTGGCGAGATTTATTTTGCGGTCGCTTCGGTCCTTAAGAACTTGCCGTTCGTTCGGACTATCTGGATTGTCACGGACGCGCAGGTACCGTCGCAACTTCAAAACTTTGCAGCGGCCGGTCTTTGCTCAGCGGATAAGATCAAGGTCGTTGACCATAAGGTAATCTTGGGTGACTGCGCGGATGCACTGCCGACATTCAACTCCCTTACAATCGAGGCTGCGCTATGGCGTATCCCGGGTCTGTCCAATCGCTACATCTATATGAATGACGATTTCATGGTCCTGCAACCGCTCACGGAAGATTACTTTTTTGACGGGAACACGCCGGTGATCCGCGGAGAGCGCTTCAAACCCGATCACAAGCGGTTTCGAATAAAGTTACGGCGATTTTTACGCGGTATTACCGGCCGCACGCCAAACGCGCGGCCATCCTATCGCATTTCACAAGAACGCGGAGCGATTGAAACTGGAGAAACCGGAGACTTCATTCACGTCGGACACTGGCCGCACCCTCAGTTGCGTGACGCCCAAGCCGAGTTTCACGAAAGCCATCCCGAAGTGCTTGCCCGCCAGGTCAGGCACCGCTTTCGCTCGGTAGAGCAGTACAACCCTGTTTCCCTCACCAATCATCTGGTGGCGCACGGAGAGCTAGGACCAGCCCCGAAGACCGCCTATATAAAACCAAGCAGCCTCGCGCGTACGAAAAAAGCTACTGAAGGTTTCTTTGAAGTGTCCTGTGTTTTCGGATGCATTCAGAGCCTCGACGAAATCGACCCCGATATTCGGGCCGAACTCCTCACTGGACTTAAGCACCTTATGGGAAAGTATCTGCCCGTCGAAATTCCTGTCGGCCCTCGCGAAAACCGCGAGGACCACACAAGGTCAGATACTTAA
- a CDS encoding peroxiredoxin translates to MSLRINDTIPDLTVETDQGTVTLHEFVGDHWAILFSHPKDFTPVCTTEFGAVAQLADEWAKRDTKVLGISVDGVEDHKKWKTDIEKVGGAKAGFPIVADTDLSLSKAFDMLPAEAYLPDGRTPADSATVRSVFIIGPDKKLKLSMTYPMTVGRNFAEVLRALDGLQTSAGQGVATPANWNVGDDVIIPTSVSDADAKAKYGEFKTVLPYLRTTKLSD, encoded by the coding sequence ATGAGTTTGCGCATTAATGATACGATCCCCGATCTGACGGTTGAGACCGATCAAGGTACTGTAACACTGCATGAGTTTGTCGGTGACCACTGGGCAATCCTGTTCTCTCATCCGAAGGACTTCACCCCCGTTTGTACGACCGAATTTGGTGCCGTGGCACAGCTGGCTGATGAATGGGCAAAGCGCGATACAAAAGTCCTGGGCATTTCGGTAGATGGTGTTGAAGACCATAAGAAATGGAAAACAGATATTGAGAAAGTCGGCGGCGCAAAAGCGGGCTTCCCGATTGTGGCCGATACAGATCTGTCGCTTTCCAAGGCGTTTGATATGCTGCCTGCCGAAGCATATTTGCCTGACGGTCGCACCCCTGCTGACAGTGCAACAGTGCGGTCTGTGTTCATCATTGGCCCGGACAAGAAACTCAAGCTGTCGATGACCTACCCGATGACTGTGGGCCGCAATTTTGCCGAAGTTCTGCGCGCACTAGACGGGCTCCAGACATCTGCGGGTCAAGGCGTCGCAACGCCTGCCAACTGGAACGTGGGCGATGATGTGATCATCCCGACAAGCGTTTCTGACGCAGATGCAAAAGCGAAATATGGTGAGTTCAAAACAGTGCTGCCATACCTGCGCACGACCAAATTGTCCGATTAA
- a CDS encoding aldehyde dehydrogenase family protein — translation MLEKRNFYINGAWVAPAAANDFAVIDPSTEEQCAVISLGGEADTNAAVSAARAAFDSWSQTSKEERTALIRKLAEIYDARQEEMAQAMSMEMGAPILLSRQQQVGAGSWHIDGFLKAFEDFSFERDFTSSEKTLLEPIGVCALITPWNWPMNQIILKVIPALATGCTVVLKPSEIAPLSGLLFAEFVDEAGFPAGVFNLVNGDGPGVGSQLSAHPDVDMVSFTGSTRAGIAISKAAADTLKRVSLELGGKGANIIFEDADPKAAKQGAIRCFRNSGQSCNAPTRMLVHKSRYDEAVASASEVATNTHVGPASEEGKHIGPVVSEAQYNKIQGLIEKGMSEARLTAGGLGRPDGLNRGYYVKPTVFADVTNDMTIAREEVFGPVLSIIPFETEEEAIAIANDTPYGLTNYIQSSDVETRRRVARRLRSGMVETNGQGFAQGSPFGGYKQSGNGREGGVFGLEEFLEVKAVSGWAAE, via the coding sequence ATGCTGGAGAAACGCAACTTTTATATCAATGGCGCATGGGTAGCACCCGCCGCAGCAAACGACTTTGCCGTAATTGATCCATCCACTGAAGAGCAGTGTGCGGTGATCTCTCTTGGGGGCGAAGCCGATACAAACGCGGCTGTTTCCGCTGCTCGCGCCGCTTTCGACAGCTGGTCGCAGACATCCAAGGAAGAGCGTACCGCGCTGATCCGCAAGCTGGCCGAAATCTATGACGCGCGTCAGGAAGAAATGGCACAAGCCATGTCCATGGAAATGGGCGCACCGATTCTCCTCAGCCGTCAACAGCAGGTCGGTGCAGGCAGCTGGCACATCGACGGCTTCCTGAAAGCCTTTGAAGATTTCTCGTTCGAGCGTGATTTCACCTCGTCCGAAAAAACCCTGCTGGAGCCTATCGGCGTTTGCGCGCTGATCACGCCATGGAACTGGCCAATGAACCAGATCATTCTCAAGGTGATTCCAGCGCTTGCCACCGGCTGTACTGTGGTTTTGAAACCGTCCGAAATCGCGCCGCTGTCCGGCCTGCTGTTTGCAGAATTCGTCGACGAAGCAGGCTTCCCTGCCGGCGTGTTCAACCTGGTCAACGGCGACGGCCCCGGCGTAGGCAGCCAGCTTTCTGCGCATCCTGATGTCGACATGGTCAGCTTTACAGGCTCCACCCGCGCGGGCATCGCGATCTCGAAAGCTGCGGCAGATACGCTCAAGCGCGTCAGCCTCGAGCTGGGCGGCAAAGGTGCCAACATCATCTTTGAAGACGCCGACCCCAAAGCGGCCAAGCAAGGCGCGATCCGCTGCTTCCGCAATTCAGGCCAATCGTGCAATGCCCCGACGCGGATGCTGGTACACAAGTCCCGCTATGACGAAGCCGTGGCAAGCGCGTCCGAAGTAGCGACGAACACCCACGTAGGTCCGGCATCAGAGGAAGGCAAACACATCGGCCCTGTCGTCTCTGAGGCGCAATACAACAAGATTCAGGGCCTGATCGAAAAAGGCATGAGCGAAGCACGCCTGACCGCCGGTGGCCTTGGCCGCCCTGACGGTTTGAACCGCGGTTACTATGTTAAGCCAACAGTCTTTGCAGATGTCACCAACGATATGACCATCGCGCGCGAAGAGGTTTTCGGCCCGGTCCTGTCGATCATCCCGTTCGAGACAGAAGAAGAAGCGATCGCAATCGCTAACGATACGCCATATGGCCTTACAAACTACATCCAGTCCAGCGATGTAGAAACACGCCGCCGTGTAGCGCGCCGTTTGCGTTCAGGCATGGTAGAGACCAACGGCCAGGGCTTTGCCCAAGGCTCACCATTCGGGGGCTACAAACAGTCCGGCAACGGCCGCGAAGGCGGTGTTTTCGGACTAGAAGAGTTCCTTGAGGTAAAAGCTGTGTCAGGTTGGGCTGCTGAATAA
- a CDS encoding pseudouridine synthase — protein MDATYSPPTDPLDVLHLDHEVLLVDKPAGLLSVPGKGPHLADCLLARVQAAFPDALLVHRLDRDTSGVMIFALTPHAQRHLGLQFEKRMTKKTYVARVWGVPTEKTGTVDLPLIVDWPNRPRQMVCHETGKSAQTDWRVIKDEGTTARVRLTPHTGRSHQLRVHMLSLGHPILGDPFYSEGPARDFPRLMLHSEELRFKHPDGGQSSKVRSKAPF, from the coding sequence ATGGACGCAACGTATTCTCCCCCGACTGATCCGCTGGACGTGCTGCACCTCGATCATGAGGTTCTATTGGTTGATAAGCCTGCGGGTCTGCTTTCTGTTCCAGGCAAGGGGCCGCATCTTGCTGATTGTCTGCTTGCACGGGTGCAGGCCGCTTTTCCCGACGCGCTGTTGGTGCATAGGCTAGACAGGGACACATCCGGCGTGATGATCTTTGCCCTCACGCCTCATGCGCAGCGGCATCTGGGGCTACAGTTCGAAAAGAGGATGACGAAGAAAACCTATGTCGCCCGAGTTTGGGGCGTGCCGACAGAAAAGACCGGCACCGTTGATCTGCCGCTTATCGTTGACTGGCCCAATAGGCCGCGTCAGATGGTCTGCCATGAGACTGGTAAATCAGCGCAAACCGATTGGCGGGTGATCAAGGATGAAGGCACCACAGCACGCGTCCGTCTTACGCCGCATACTGGCCGCAGCCATCAGTTACGTGTGCATATGCTGAGCCTCGGGCACCCGATCCTTGGCGATCCATTCTATTCCGAAGGCCCTGCGCGTGATTTCCCGCGTCTAATGCTGCATTCAGAAGAATTGCGTTTCAAGCACCCCGATGGTGGCCAGTCGAGCAAGGTCCGCAGCAAGGCGCCGTTCTAG
- a CDS encoding nuclear transport factor 2 family protein, translating into MHPTIQKFHDAVLAKDHDIVPTLMAEDVKFQPPTYWATWNGRDAVAAVLGHVNEVFTDFEYRRVMGSDNDWALEFQCKVDGFDCVGVDLITLNADGLMQTFEVVMRPYKTIGALRAAMNERVSKDPTFLKHKSALT; encoded by the coding sequence ATGCATCCGACAATTCAGAAATTTCACGACGCCGTGCTCGCAAAAGACCATGATATCGTGCCGACCTTGATGGCTGAGGACGTAAAGTTCCAGCCACCAACTTATTGGGCGACATGGAATGGCCGCGATGCTGTAGCCGCTGTGCTGGGCCATGTGAACGAGGTTTTCACCGACTTCGAATATCGCCGTGTCATGGGGTCTGACAATGATTGGGCACTGGAATTTCAGTGCAAAGTCGACGGGTTTGACTGTGTTGGCGTCGATCTGATCACCTTGAATGCAGATGGTTTGATGCAGACCTTTGAGGTTGTGATGCGCCCATACAAAACCATTGGCGCGCTGCGCGCCGCAATGAATGAGCGGGTGTCAAAAGACCCAACATTCCTCAAACATAAGTCAGCATTGACCTGA